The DNA sequence TTTTAAATTTTTAAAAACAAAGAAAATAAATTATTTTGGACTTTCCAATATTGAAGATGCTAAAAAACTTAAAAAAATTGAAAAAAGTACAAAAATATTAATGTACGTTAAAGTTGATAAAAAAGAAATTAAAAATTTAATTAAACTTGAGTTATTGCCATTTGTTGCTGATTTTGAATATCTATTTTCAATAGAAAAAGAGTGCTCATTGCAAAAAAAGAAAATAAAAGTCCACTTAAAAATTGATATTGGCATGAATAGATATGGAATAAAAATAGATCGTGCCCTTGAAATAGCTACATATATTCAAAATTCAAAATTTCTAGAACTAGAAGGAGTCTGCTCACATCTCCCAACAACAGAGAACTCCAAAATCACGCAAAAACAAGTAGAAAAATTCTTATTTTTTTTAGAAACACTTAAACAAAAAAATATTAATCCCAAATTTATCCACATTTCTAATTCAGGACACATTGTCAATTACAAACTAAGTCCAAAATTTAATATGGTAAGACCAGGGCTTATTCTTTACGGTTATTACCCATCATCAAAAAATAAAAAAACTCCCCTGAATTTCAAACCTGTACTAAATTTATTCTCAAAAGTAGTATTTATCAAAAACGTAAAAAAGGGCGAAAAAATTTCATATTCAGGCACATTTCAAGCTAAAGAGGATATAACAATAGGCATTATTCCAATCGGATACTTTGATGGAATACCTCAAAACATAAATAATAATTTTTATTTTTTAATAAACAATAAAAAATGTAAAATACTAGGAAAAGTTTGCATGAATCTAACAATAGTAGAAATTCCTAAAGACTTAAAAGTTAAAACGGGTTCAAAAGTAGAAATTGTATCAGAAAAATTAAATATAGATGAAATGAGCAAATCTTCTAAAAGAAGTCATTATGAATTACTATGCAATATAGGAAAATACGAGAGCAGAAAATACTTATATTAAATTACCCAAAGAATCAAATTTTTGAAAATCTATCAAATTGCCTTTAGCATCATAAATCCACTTATAAATTGCAAACCCTCCAACATCATCTCTTAATCTCAAATCTGGGCCATGATTTGACTGTTTTGATATTTTTCCAAATTTATTGTATTCATATTTATAAACACTAACACCATGAATATCATCTTGCAATTGACCTAAGCTACCAAAATTTTTTTTAGAAATAAGTCTATTTTGCTTATCATATTCATATAAATATTCAAAAACATAATTACAATCAGCAACCAAAACTCCATCCTTAGAATAATTTTTTTTTGAAATCATATTACCATTAGAATCGTAACTAAATTTATACTTTGAAACTCCTTCAAAATCATCTATTGGATTAATAAAATCTCCCCCAAAATGTTCTTGAGAAATAAGAAATCCTTCTTTGTTGTAAGAGTATCTGTAAATCATTACACCTTTAACATCAGCCATTAAATTAAAATTTTTATCAAAAAAAATATTCTCTATTAGATAAAACTTGTCATCATATTTATAACTATAAATAGCAATGCCTTTAAAATTATCCATTATTTCATACTTTTCTTCATAAACAGTCGGAATATCTCCTTTATAATTTTTATTAATTTTATTACTATAGTTTATTACCCTCTTTTCATTATTTTGAATATAAAAAATAGTTTTCTTCATAGCAT is a window from the Borreliella chilensis genome containing:
- a CDS encoding alanine racemase → MSSNKTIIINLNNLEHNLSLIKKKIGEKEIVATLKADAYGHGLIDVFKFLKTKKINYFGLSNIEDAKKLKKIEKSTKILMYVKVDKKEIKNLIKLELLPFVADFEYLFSIEKECSLQKKKIKVHLKIDIGMNRYGIKIDRALEIATYIQNSKFLELEGVCSHLPTTENSKITQKQVEKFLFFLETLKQKNINPKFIHISNSGHIVNYKLSPKFNMVRPGLILYGYYPSSKNKKTPLNFKPVLNLFSKVVFIKNVKKGEKISYSGTFQAKEDITIGIIPIGYFDGIPQNINNNFYFLINNKKCKILGKVCMNLTIVEIPKDLKVKTGSKVEIVSEKLNIDEMSKSSKRSHYELLCNIGKYESRKYLY